Proteins from a genomic interval of Quercus lobata isolate SW786 chromosome 11, ValleyOak3.0 Primary Assembly, whole genome shotgun sequence:
- the LOC115969281 gene encoding phytosulfokine receptor 1-like: MFLRGFCLFFVLMALSLSFELPNLNSETLTCNPDDLRALTGFSNCLESTILEWNWNSTDSPGCCAWTGVTCDNSTGFDRRVVGLELGSKRLVGKICGSLAELNQLRVLNFSHNFLGGSLPDNLFNLQNIEIIDISNNAFVGSINNKGMCTISTKIRVLNFSNNYFSGEVPKDLANCTSLQHLSFDENILSGSLPESLFQLKNLSELNLQVNNISGSLSNGIGNLSNLVKLDISFNLFSGVLPDIFTRLARLEQFSASSNLFIGHLPTSLVNSPSLQMLNLNKNSLSGPINLNCSAMKNLVSLGLGSNLFHGPIPNSLFFCRGLKTLNLGRNNLSGELPHNFKNLKSLTQLSLSNTSLSNILSTLRILQHCRNLSMLGLTRNFHDEQIPNDVSLEFKNLNSLILANCQLRGPIPEWLSRCHKLQFLDLSWNHLGGNIPSWFGKFESLFYLDLSNNSLKGEIPKSLTELRSLISGKVTIEEPLSSFELNTAGQGGPSLSYRQISSFRPTIDLSYNILQGPIWPGFGNLKRLHVLNLKENKFSGPIPNDLSGMTGLEKLDLSHNKLSGEIPHSLINLSFLSNFNVSYNQLCGKIPRGSQFDTFLNTSFEGNNGLCYAQCTCQSEQIPILSPRKRKRTIIGLPFKIGAATGFVLTVICCFISGWALPKPHKRKYIRFVTS; encoded by the coding sequence ATGTTCTTAAGAGGTTTctgtttgttctttgttttaatGGCTCTAAGTCTAAGTTTCGAGCTACCAAACCTGAATTCTGAGACACTGACATGCAATCCAGATGACTTAAGAGCCTTAACTGGTTTCTCCAATTGTTTAGAATCAACAATTCTTGAATGGAACTGGAACAGCACAGACTCTCCTGGTTGCTGCGCTTGGACTGGTGTCACCTGTGATAATTCCACTGGTTTTGACAGAAGGGTAGTTGGCTTGGAACTTGGCAGCAAAAGACTTGTTgggaagatttgtggatctttGGCAGAATTGAATCAATTGAGAGTTCTGAACTTCTCTCATAATTTCCTTGGGGGGTCCCTTCCAGATAACTTGTTTAATCTGCAAAACATAGAGATCATAGACATAAGCAACAATGCTTTTGTTGGGTCCATCAACAACAAAGGTATGTGTACAATATCTACAAAAATTCGAGTGCTAAATTTCTCTAATAACTATTTTTCTGGAGAAGTTCCAAAAGATTTGGCAAATTGTACTTCCCTACAACATCTCTCttttgatgaaaatattttgtcaggGAGTTTGCCTGAGAGTCTCTTCCAGCTAAAAAATCTTAGTGAACTGAATCTTCAGGTTAATAACATATCTGGGTCACTGAGTAATGGAATTGGTAACCTCTCTAACCTTGTTAAACTGGATATCTCCTTTAATTTGTTCTCTGGAGTTCTTCCAGACATTTTTACTAGACTAGCAAGGCTTGAGCAATTCTCAGCCAGTTCAAATTTATTCATTGGTCATTTGCCTACTTCTTTAGTAAACTCCCCATCACTTCAAATgttaaatttgaacaaaaattctCTAAGTGGTCCTATCAACCTCAACTGTTCTGCAATGAAAAATCTTGTCTCCTTAGGTCTTGGTTCGAATCTGTTCCACGGCCCAATTCCTAATAGTCTTTTCTTCTGCAGAGGATTGAAAACACTCAATCTTGGGCGCAACAACCTTAGCGGTGAACTCCCTCATAACTTCAAGAATTTGAAGTCTCTAACACAGCTTTCACTGTCAAACACTAGCCTTAGTAATATATTATCAACTCTTAGGATTCTACAACATTGTAGGAATTTAAGTATGTTGGGCCTTACAAGGAACTTTCATGATGAACAAATTCCAAATGATGTGAGTCTGGAATTCAAAAACCTCAACAGTCTAATTCTTGCCAATTGTCAACTCAGAGGTCCAATCCCGGAATGGTTGAGTCGTTGCCACAAGTTGCAGTTTTTGGATTTGTCTTGGAATCATTTGGGTGGAAACATACCATCATGGTTCGGAAAGTTTGAATCTCTCTTTTACTTGGATTTGTCAAATAACTCTCTCAAAGGTGAAATTCCAAAGAGTTTGACTGAACTTCGGAGCCTAATAAGTGGGAAGGTCACAATAGAAGAGCCTTTGTCAAGCTTTGAACTTAACACTGCTGGACAAGGTGGACCAAGCTTGAGTTATAGGCAAATTTCAAGCTTTCGACCAACTATAGACCTGAGTTACAACATTCTCCAAGGCCCAATCTGGCCAGGTTTTGGGAATTTGAAAAGGCTTCATGTTTTGAATCTGAAAGAGAATAAATTTTCAGGCCCTATTCCAAATGATTTATCAGGCATGACAGGCTTGGAAAAACTTGATTTGTCTCACAATAAACTATCAGGAGAGATACCTCATTCATTGATAAATCTTAGCTTTCTGTCAAATTTCAACGTATCCTATAATCAGCTGTGTGGGAAAATTCCTCGAGGAAGCCAGTTCGATACTTTTCTGAATACAAGCTTTGAGGGAAACAATGGTCTTTGTTATGCACAGTGTACTTGCCAGTCTGAACAAATTCCTATTCTTTCtccaagaaagagaaagaggacaATTATTGGTCTACCATTTAAAATTGGAGCTGCAACAGGTTTTGTTCTTACTGTCATTTGTTGCTTCATATCCGGATGGGCACTGCCAAAGCCGCACAAAAGGAAGTACATAAGATTTGTTACCTCATAA